From the genome of Gracilinanus agilis isolate LMUSP501 chromosome 2, AgileGrace, whole genome shotgun sequence, one region includes:
- the BDKRB1 gene encoding B1 bradykinin receptor: MNTFQNNTSYCVDREELWDMLYSVLPISIIVICCLGLLGNIFTLSIFLLSRRRLTVAEIYLTNLSASDLVFVMGLPFWAENIREQFIWPFGHVLCCIINGVIKANLFISIFLVVAISRDRYMALVHTMSSQIRRCQRQAQIICAFIWFLGGLLSIPTFLFRSVETVPILNSSSCIIQFPHEVWSSIKFIKMSMVGFVLPLIAIIFFNSHTIISLRSWTKTNLRRSGNVRDTKATSFILTIVTVFIICWTPYHCFAMLEYLFWLKAVQGCFWEEFIDLGLICSTFFAFLNSCLNPVIYIFVGKFFRARVWEVYKQCTTRCSALMNP, from the coding sequence ATGAACACCTTTCAGAACAATACAAGCTACTGTGTGGATAGAGAAGAGCTCTGGGATATGCTATACAGTGTTCTACCAATATCAATCATTGTCATCTGTTGTTTGGGTTTACTAGGGAATATATTTACCCTGTCCATCTTCCTCTTGTCCAGAAGACGCCTAACTGTGGCAGAAATTTACTTGACTAACCTGTCAGCATCTGACTTGGTATTTGTCATGGGTTTGCCCTTTTGGGCAGAAAATATCCGGGAGCAGTTCATTTGGCCATTTGGCCATGTTCTTTGCTGCATCATCAATGGAGTCATCAAGGCCAACTTGTTCATAAGCATCTTTTTGGTGGTGGCCATCAGCAGGGACCGGTATATGGCTCTAGTCCACACCATGAGCAGCCAGATAAGACGTTGCCAGCGACAAGCCCAAATCATCTGTGCTTTCATATGGTTCTTGGGTGGCCTCCTAAGCATCCCCACTTTTCTATTCCGATCAGTAGAAACTGTCCCAATTCTGAACAGCTCTTCCTGTATAATTCAGTTTCCCCATGAAGTATGGTCTTCTATCAAGTTTATTAAGATGAGCATGGTAGGCTTTGTCCTCCCCCTAATTGCCATCATCTTCTTCAACTCTCATACCATAATCTCCTTGAGAAGTTGGACCAAGACCAACCTACGGAGATCAGGAAATGTAAGAGATACTAAAGCCACCAGTTTCATCCTTACCATAGTGACTGTTTTTATAATATGCTGGACTCCATACCATTGCTTTGCTATGCTGGAATACCTCTTCTGGTTGAAAGCTGTCCAGGGCTGCTTCTGGGAAGAATTCATTGACCTGGGCTTGATATGTTCCACTTTCTTTGCCTTCCTCAACAGTTGCCTGAATCCTGTGATTTACATCTTTGTGGGAAAGTTTTTTAGGGCCAGAGTTTGGGAAGTTTATAAGCAATGCACCACCAGATGTTCTGCATTGATGAATCCTTAG